In Acaryochloris sp. CCMEE 5410, the following proteins share a genomic window:
- a CDS encoding NACHT domain-containing NTPase, with protein MVRAIKNLSDQYAKNRFITSCRIAAYHNYFKGFRNVAIAEFNEEQMRQFISNWFIADPNPSLTRKQKLDYGADCWQQLQDASCIGTKELSQTPLLLTFVCLVYRQSRSITNDRALLYTEALNILLKQWAEEKVLEKSWEIYKDLNPRLEKDLLAEIAYVGFEDDRLYFKKDDLAQQISTFLTDNLKAPTHLDADAVIDAIAEQQGIFVERARGVYSFSHLTLQEFLCAEHVVYNLDKLIRHATESRWREVFFLATGLMGRNAIGLLEKLELQTQELSEHPKLKELLILAEAKTSHAASDYSDEIKRVFTLLLILDIARACDLASDFDNAHACASDLDIARDITHARALARARNIANDLTFALARDLGSDLDIAYTRARNIARDIESDLDIASVLDLTRTSARATVALDKQLIANVNLQSLISYLDDSLDSSTVSPEGLTSIISSSLDISAEYLDLSRDEVEAITEYLSTCQLMIDCSKQASGLSAKDWNAIQQRMFLPPQH; from the coding sequence GTGGTCCGAGCTATCAAAAATTTATCAGATCAATACGCTAAGAATCGATTTATTACCTCCTGCCGCATTGCCGCTTATCACAACTACTTCAAAGGATTTCGCAATGTTGCCATCGCAGAATTTAATGAAGAACAAATGCGCCAGTTCATTAGCAACTGGTTTATTGCAGACCCTAACCCTAGCCTTACTAGAAAGCAAAAACTAGACTATGGGGCTGACTGCTGGCAACAGTTGCAGGATGCAAGCTGTATTGGCACGAAAGAACTCTCACAAACACCACTCCTACTAACCTTTGTATGTCTTGTTTACCGTCAAAGCAGATCAATTACTAATGATCGCGCCCTACTTTATACTGAGGCACTCAATATTCTCCTAAAACAGTGGGCTGAGGAAAAGGTTCTGGAGAAAAGCTGGGAAATCTATAAAGACTTAAATCCTCGACTAGAAAAAGACTTGTTGGCTGAAATTGCCTATGTAGGCTTTGAAGACGATAGGCTGTACTTTAAAAAGGATGATTTAGCTCAGCAGATATCAACTTTTTTAACTGATAATCTCAAAGCCCCAACACATTTGGATGCAGATGCTGTAATTGATGCCATTGCTGAGCAGCAGGGTATTTTTGTCGAACGGGCCAGGGGTGTTTATTCCTTTTCTCATTTGACTCTTCAAGAATTTTTATGTGCTGAGCATGTTGTATATAACCTGGATAAATTAATTAGACATGCTACTGAAAGTCGATGGAGAGAAGTCTTTTTCTTAGCGACAGGGCTAATGGGACGGAATGCGATCGGACTCTTGGAAAAGTTGGAATTACAAACTCAAGAGCTATCTGAGCATCCCAAGTTAAAGGAACTACTAATCTTGGCTGAAGCTAAGACATCTCATGCAGCTAGTGACTATTCTGATGAAATTAAGCGAGTATTTACACTATTATTGATACTCGACATCGCCCGCGCCTGCGATCTTGCCAGCGACTTCGACAACGCCCACGCCTGTGCCAGCGACCTCGACATCGCCCGCGACATCACCCACGCCCGCGCCCTCGCCCGTGCCCGCAACATTGCCAACGACCTCACTTTTGCCCTCGCCCGCGATCTCGGCAGCGACCTCGACATCGCCTACACCCGTGCCCGCAACATTGCCCGTGACATCGAAAGCGACCTCGACATCGCCAGCGTCCTCGACCTCACCCGCACCAGCGCCCGAGCTACAGTTGCTCTGGACAAGCAGCTCATTGCAAATGTCAATCTTCAATCTCTTATCTCATATCTAGATGATTCATTAGACTCATCAACGGTTTCACCCGAAGGACTCACCTCAATAATCAGCTCATCTCTGGATATCTCTGCTGAATACCTTGATCTATCCCGTGATGAAGTGGAAGCTATCACCGAATACCTTTCAACCTGCCAGTTAATGATCGATTGCAGCAAGCAAGCCAGTGGACTGTCCGCTAAAGATTGGAATGCCATCCAACAGCGCATGTTCCTCCCCCCTCAGCACTGA
- a CDS encoding type II toxin-antitoxin system VapC family toxin has translation MTYLLDTNACVQLLKANQDSAIAKRLAQHTPADIRLCAPVKGELFYGADKSVKRRANLERLRLFCRQFQSIPFNDEVAKVCGQIRAALAAKGTPIGLYDLQIAAIALVHDLTLVTDNVREFSRVDGLARENWQEVG, from the coding sequence GTGACCTATTTACTGGATACTAATGCTTGTGTCCAACTGCTGAAAGCAAACCAGGATTCTGCAATTGCAAAGCGTCTAGCGCAACATACCCCTGCTGATATTCGCTTGTGCGCCCCGGTAAAGGGGGAACTGTTCTATGGGGCTGACAAAAGTGTCAAACGACGGGCCAATTTAGAACGTCTCAGGCTTTTCTGTCGCCAGTTCCAATCGATTCCGTTTAATGACGAGGTTGCCAAAGTCTGTGGCCAGATCCGGGCAGCTCTTGCAGCGAAGGGTACCCCCATCGGTCTTTATGATTTGCAGATTGCAGCCATTGCTCTGGTTCATGACCTCACCCTGGTTACAGATAATGTTCGGGAATTTTCACGGGTGGATGGTCTGGCCAGGGAAAACTGGCAGGAGGTGGGTTGA
- a CDS encoding WD40 repeat-containing protein, whose product MSTVELSLVWEDADNYWDLPVLYKDLGKFNRGRLTKLHKALLRGALCGVSLSEVANKLDRKINGLRADLSAGLYSFVSQLLCEKEIQYDAKVCWQQIPRLLGFAGYRLLGKLELNISLESISEPIVKGGSLRAADIIKSIEDNQISDRLNNSNSKLAKEVADSLIQKGESVANLGQYETAIQFYRVPVEQDLSYKHCLVKIAICFDQLQRYSDAVTIALEALPLFTDKDNVGKLYGVLGSAYQELAIKTRDDLVLRQAVSYYRRAFVRSDGPNVLGVWNIFDLFSEFSLLKESESDMYIRKAKLALCEFKDAIKDPKSNFPRYRQKIVADALRIQLKINDEWLRTELRTLKSL is encoded by the coding sequence ATGTCTACTGTTGAACTGTCTCTTGTTTGGGAGGACGCTGACAATTACTGGGACTTGCCTGTTTTATACAAAGATTTGGGTAAGTTCAATAGGGGTAGGCTTACTAAGCTTCATAAAGCTCTTCTTCGTGGAGCGCTTTGTGGCGTTTCATTATCAGAGGTTGCCAATAAGTTAGATCGAAAAATTAATGGTCTGCGAGCTGATTTAAGCGCAGGACTTTACAGTTTTGTAAGTCAACTCCTGTGTGAAAAAGAAATTCAATACGACGCAAAAGTTTGCTGGCAGCAAATTCCAAGACTCCTAGGTTTTGCAGGATACCGCTTACTTGGTAAGCTTGAACTAAATATCAGCTTGGAGTCTATATCTGAACCGATTGTTAAAGGTGGAAGTCTTAGGGCAGCAGATATTATTAAGTCCATTGAGGATAACCAAATTTCCGATAGGCTTAACAATTCAAACTCAAAGCTTGCGAAGGAAGTAGCTGATAGCTTAATTCAAAAGGGAGAATCGGTAGCAAATCTTGGGCAGTATGAGACAGCTATTCAGTTTTATCGAGTCCCTGTTGAGCAGGATTTAAGTTACAAACATTGTTTGGTCAAGATCGCGATTTGTTTCGATCAACTTCAACGTTATTCAGATGCAGTCACTATTGCGTTAGAAGCTCTTCCTTTATTTACAGACAAAGATAACGTTGGCAAATTATATGGTGTACTTGGTTCAGCATATCAAGAGCTTGCTATCAAGACCCGAGATGACCTAGTACTAAGACAAGCTGTAAGTTATTACCGAAGAGCCTTTGTTCGGTCTGACGGTCCAAACGTACTTGGTGTTTGGAACATTTTTGATCTTTTCAGCGAGTTCAGCCTTCTCAAGGAGTCTGAATCAGACATGTATATACGAAAAGCCAAACTCGCGCTTTGTGAGTTTAAAGATGCAATTAAAGATCCTAAATCCAACTTTCCTCGATATCGTCAGAAAATTGTGGCAGATGCTTTGAGAATACAGCTCAAGATTAATGATGAATGGCTTCGGACTGAACTTAGGACATTAAAGTCTCTGTAG